Proteins encoded together in one Microcaecilia unicolor chromosome 3, aMicUni1.1, whole genome shotgun sequence window:
- the NACC1 gene encoding nucleus accumbens-associated protein 1: MAQTLQMEIPNFGNSILECLNEQRLQGLYCDVSVVVKGHAFKAHRAVLAASSSYFRDLFNSSKSAVVELPAAVQPQSFQQILSFCYTGRLSMNVGDQFLLMYTAGFLQIQEIMEKGTEFFLKVSSPSCDSQGLHSEETPSSEPQSPVAQTSSRPSCNTPLPLMSRVKTEHQDSDSVQCTPVAKRLWDSGQKETNGSRKMPRFSAEAGTNRQPVATVAGSGPSTSERTSPGTSSAYTSDSPGSYHNEEDEEEDVVEEGSDEQYRQICNMYTMYSMMNVNQSAEKVEALPEQSPSESRSRMRLRQDLACLPAELINQIGNRCHPKLYDEGDPTEKLELVIGTNVYITRAQLMNCHVSAGTRHKVLLRRLLASFFDRNTLANSCGTGIRSSTNDPSRKPLDSRVLHAVKFYCQNFAPNFKESEMNAIAADMCTNARRVVRKSWIPKLKLLMAEGDTYTSFINDTGKMEPDLMGVEQGGFESSSQDDAGASAEGLP; the protein is encoded by the exons ATGGCTCAGACTCTGCAGATGGAGATCCCAAATTTTGGAAACAGCATTCTGGAGTGCTTGAATGAGCAGCGACTGCAGGGCCTGTACTGTGATGTGTCTGTGGTAGTGAAGGGCCATGCTTTCAAGGCTCACCGTGCTGTGCTGGCAGCCAGTAGCTCCTACTTCCGGGACCTTTTCAATAGCAGTAAGAGTGCGGTGGTGGAGCTCCCTGCGGCGGTGCAGCCTCAGTCCTTCCAGCAGATCCTCAGCTTCTGTTACACTGGCCGTCTTAGCATGAATGTGGGGGATCAGTTCTTGCTTATGTACACAGCCGGCTTCCTGCAGATTCAGGAGATCATGGAGAAAGGGACAGAGTTCTTCTTGAAAGTCAGCTCCCCAAGCTGTGACTCCCAGGGACTGCACAGTGAGGAGACCCCCAGTTCAGAGCCGCAGAGCCCCGTGGCTCAGACCTCATCCCGACCTTCCTGTAACACGCCGCTACCCCTGATGTCCCGTGTGAAGACGGAACACCAAGACTCGGACTCGGTGCAGTGCACACCTGTGGCCAAACGCCTCTGGGACAGTGGTCAGAAGGAGACAAACGGTAGCCGCAAGATGCCCCGCTTCTCAGCAGAAGCGGGCACCAACAGGCAGCCGGTGGCAACAGTGGCAGGCAGCGGACCCAGCACATCGGAGCGCACCAGTCCCGGAACCTCCAGTGCCTACACGAGTGACAGCCCTGGCTCTTACCATAATGaagaggatgaggaggaggacGTGGTGGAAGAAGGTTCTGATGAGCAATACCGGCAGATCTGTAACATGTACACAATGTACAGCATGATGAATGTCAACCAGTCAG CGGAGAAGGTAGAAGCTCTCCCTGAGCAGTCTCCCTCAGAGTCCCGCAGCCGGATGCGGCTTAGGCAGGACCTGGCTTGTTTACCTGCTGAGCTCATCAATCAGATCGGGAACCGCTGCCATCCCAAGCTATATGATGAAGGAGATCCAACTGAAAAGCTGGAACTGGTGATTG GTACCAATGTGTACATCACACGAGCACAGCTAATGAACTGCCATGTTAGTGCAGGCACACGGCACAAGGTGCTGCTCAGACGCCTACTGGCTTCCTTTTTTGATCG GAACACTCTGGCAAACAGCTGTGGCACTGGCATCCGTTCCTCCACTAACGATCCTAGTCGTAAGCCACTGGACAGCAGAGTCCTTCACGCAGTGAAGT TTTACTGCCAGAACTTTGCACCCAACTTCAAGGAGAGTGAGATGAACGCCATTGCGGCTGACATGTGTACGAACGCCCGCCGTGTGGTACGGAAAAGCTGGATTCCGAAACTGAAGCTGCTGATGGCAGAGGGTGATACGTACACCAGCTTTATCAATGATACGGGCAAAATGGAGCCAGATCTCATGGGAGTGGAGCAGGGAGGCTTTGAAAGCAGCAGCCAGGACGATGCAGGGGCCTCTGCTGAGGGGCTGCCTTGA